The nucleotide sequence aatccgactcctttattgactccggttctttcgagcgattattaatttatctatggccgatccggcccggctcggttcggtcggtactgaactgaagtaccgattcgtttcgtccttttgatgttgaaaattgaaaaatactaaattgtgtatttttttaaagaactatgaGCTACTTTAACTGCCTGCCTAGTGAACAATATTATGATTGAAAGTCTGTGCCATAATACCTATTTTTCGTTGCaatttttgcttaatatttcgtgaaattaAGCGTAGCCCGCTCcggtcatattatattgtgttttaattatatctaatttctttccaatataaccgagcgagtagtccgagtaccgacgtaggtaccggctcactcagcgcccgaccaaacgtaataagatccgatccgatccgagccgagagcgaaagcagagcgagtgagtgtgacggcgatcacgagccgctcgatccggccggacttggtcggagttagtaactccggagtcgataagatttgaaaggagtcattaagggattcggatccgcttgaggatctgactcttttgaatcttcagatccggatctACCCATCTCTATAGccgccacagtaatacataatctgtgaaaattttaagtttacACCTAACTTATGACTCAAGAGATAGCAGTGACAGActgacagcggagtcttagtaaccCTAAAAAGGCCCTGCAGGGTTTACTACATACTATTAGTGCTGTTACCACTATCTTTAGCTTCAGTCTTTTCCTTATGCATATTAATAACATGTCTATTAACATTATACTtggatttgaaacttttttcacAATAATCACAAGGGAACGGACCATCTCTAGAATGCTGCATTACATGAGCTGTCAACTGATATCTAAACGCAAAATCCTTACTACACTTATCacatttaaaaagtttgtttccGGAGTGTAACATCATGTGATACTTCCACTTTGTTTTAGACTTAAAATGACTGTCGCAGGCGTCACAGGAATACGGCGTTTCCTTGCTATGACAATTAATAAAATGCCTCCGCAGCTGAGTATTTTTAGTAAATGTAGACTCACATTGGCTACATTTAAACGGCCTTGGTTTATCTTTACTATGCACCGCTGCTTTATGCGATGTCAGATCAGATTTGGTGAAGAAAGCTTTGACACAGTTTTCAAAATCACATACAAACTTTTTCTCACCAGTATGCATTCGCATGTGGACTTTCAAATTGTGGTTTCGAGTGAATCTTTTGTTACACATAGGACACTCCACTGGTTTCTCACCCGTATGAGAAAGTACATGCACATCTAATTTTGCTTGAGATAGAAATTGTTTCTCGCAGTATGAGCAGGGGAATCCATCGCCAGTGTGTAGTTTCATGTGCTGCCGGAGTCTCCATTGTGCTGGGAATCGCATATGACACTCCTCGCAAGAGAATGGTTTGTTAGTAGAATGCAACGCACTCATATGTATCTTTAAGCTGTATTTAGCTTTTAATTTCCTATGGCAAATCGGACACTCAAATGCTCCTTCGGTACCATGTTCCTCAGAATGTTTCTCCAACAGTTCTTTCGTTATGAACTTCTCACCGCATGTCTCACATGGATGTAGGGTGCTGACTTTGTGGAATACTTGGTGCGCTTCCAGGTCTGAGGCTTGAATGAACTCACGGTTGCAGTTGGGGCAGGGGAATGTCTGCCGGATGTGCTCATTGAGGTGTTTTGTCACATGGGACAGGTATTGGAAGGCAGCTCCGCAGAGATGGCAGGGGAAGTCACCGCGAGGCTCATTTTCTTCTCTAGCATTTGTAACTGgaaatacaaattacaaaagttaaaaaacctCTGACATTGTTATGTggtttcaaagttcaatatctatgAAACTGTACAATCAAATTTACTTTAatactatttttcaaaaaattgtctattttcaatttttcagttgtccacttaataaaatatatatatatttcctgaCACTATTTCAACACAATATGCACGGATTGTAATATGATTGAGAACTTAGTAAATTTTTTGGTGGAGTGTGTATTGACTAAGGATAGCCGTGAGAggtatttgagttttatttatttattatttattatttttgaatgtggccatcgagtctttcaatgatGCAGGCATAGTCACACACAACTTCTTGACTGTAAGTGTTaattatgagattaaataaataaataagcaggTGCACTCaagcctcgaaaaaaaaatagtgcaagAGAGAGAGCATAATATCTGTATTGTGGTGTATATAACTATTTAACTGAGCTCCCCTGAGGCTGACaaagtcacatttggtgtactaaagcttaattaaaataacagattaaaaaaactaaaaaaggactggtatggaaaatgtggtttcagttaggGTTGCCAGGCGTCTGGATAAAGCCAGACATAGTTAGGCTTTTTCAATGCTTATCTCGCCAAATTAAACGGTGTCCAGCTTGTCCGGCTTTTATCAGGCTTTTTTACAACTGACCTGTTACTAaaagttcataaaaataaaaatgataatagcCGTAGACTTTACATACAACATTTTTGTCCTAGATAATATACTAAGACACAAAAATCCctacttaatgttataaatgcaaaagtaactcagtatgtctgtctgtctgttggtcTGCCTGCctgttacttcttcatgctTAAAGTACTGAAccaattaagatgaaatttggtatagagttTATAACTCTGGGAAGTACATAGagtataacagttttttttttatgtgttcgAAGCTTCAGGCATTAGCTAGTGGCTGGTCTTTCAGCTATTACTTTTGAGGACCTGGCAATCCtagtttcagttaaatatcctgagattttgatatgttttaAGGTCCTAAACAAGTctgtaaaaactaaactaaactctgtAAGGGACTCAGAGAGGTAGCACCCTTACAgttttttgaaagaaaagaaaaagagaaaatacatttattcggaacagtgacagaataattacataaaagaaagaCAAAGAAAGCAGTGTAGGTATAGGTTACTGTTCACAAAACGAACCCACCTTAGCATAATGCATTTTGTTCAGGACTGAAATCTATACATATCAAAATCTCTTGACTCATGACGGTTGGCAGACAGTGCACTAACCAAGTAACCACACTTGTGCAGTGCCTCTGTAACACTATGGGATGATAAACTCACCAACTTCCTCGATCTTCACTTTAACCAACTCAACAGGGTAAATATCACTAAGTTCTTCCTTAACTTTGCCAGCGCCATCACGGCTATCACTCTCTTGAATATTACCAGCAATATTGCTCTCCCCCTGCTGAGACTCAGTTTCTGTCTTAATTAAATCGTCGCAAACCTCTTGCTTAATGCTACCTGTGTCAAAATCATCTTCTGGTTCAATCTTCACTGTTATTAATTCGAAAGGCATGTTTTTAATGCTCCAGAAATCCTCTAGTTCTTTACTTAGGTTATTATATTACTAACATAGTTCTAAGGCAGTTAATATTGCGAACATACCCATCGGAAGCGTGGGCTATCGCGTTATCGCCTACGCTCTTACGGACTAGGGGCCTCAGAATTTTACATCTTGTTCTGTTATGCCAGGTGCCATTTGAGCCTCCCAAAATATATCTTGCCTACATCAAAAGGCCTTTCCTACTCTgggcatacttatatattagtAAACACGCTTCGGTCGGGAAGTCATAATCTTAAAATATTCAACCACTGAAACAATCTGACCAGACTACAGAGACAGAGAGAGCACAAGAACACAACAAACGTGCAAAGGAATAGAGCTTTGGAATCATAGAGTAAGATAAATATACCAAAATTTGGAATAGAGAAGATCTCACGCTATGGTCTCTTCTCAATAGTATGTAGGTTCCTCAATTTGCATAGAAGCTAGCGAAATCTAGCGCTCCTTGTTAAAATAACTTACCTATAAATTCTGCTTTCTTGCCATAACCAAAATATAATAGTGAAAGTACATCAATATGTTTTTAtatcatattaaacattcaatcttaataattaaacattttattcaaaGATTAATTGAACTTTCTCAAGAAATTTGAAAGGAACAGAGAACATTTTACTAGTAACATTGCTTACCTACTCGTTTATGGActgtactgcagggctactatgaaactcgaaactcgatgttcgtgtcgtgcggtccctctgacacttatactacttaatacgagagtgagagggacggtacaatacgaacttcgagtttcgatttacgtagtagccccgctgtatCTGTCATTGCTTTTCCgaggtaaaaaaaacaaaatgtcggTTATGTCTGCAAAGTTTTAGAAAACTTGTGGTTTTACAGTTTTTCCAAcctttttttgccgttttttttagTGAGTTGTGTTTTCATTTGTGTTTTAGTGCTTCCTCCTCCGTTAAATTCTCCTCTGATTTAGCGTCGAGACGAGATAGACTGATTTTAGTATCTATTATCTACTGAACGTAATTGTTAAATATTATGTCTTTTCTCATTTGCTGCGTGCCTGGATGCATGACGAGAAGTGGAAAAGGTAACCATTCTAATAAATTAGTTTACCAATTGTAAGGTTGAGCTTTCAGTCTCTCATAAAATACCTATTGAAGTAAGCTTGGCAAAGGCGAATGATATCGCTAGGTATACATTCTAactgtatttaaaaggttaataataatcattaaccGTTGTTGAAATAGGGTTTCTTATTTTGATCAATGTTTTTGGCACCACAGCCATCGTATCACATCGTTATTATGCCGAAAAATATGCTGAGAGCCCTATGTCTCTGATTAAGGATAACAGATGGAATGATGATGAGGCTACCTCTGCGCTTTCCAGAGAAAAAAGGTCTTAAAAGACAGACAGATCATATAAGCctttatatacctatattataaggGATCATATATGTGATCATTTATGgggttccttttttttcttttgtggcACAAGTTCAAATTTGTTTTATGAGAATAAAGCACAATTGCACATTATATGTAAGAACAAGTGTGCACTTGTGCTTTTTATGAATCTGAAAAAAGAGTATAacataacttatttttatttttaggtgtaAGTCTTCATGCATTCCCAGATCCGGCGAAGGAAATGAACAGATTTCGAACGTGGGTTCAGAATGTTGGTGGTgatattgtttacctggatAGCCCCTTAGTCACATTTTACCTGTGCTTAACATGCATAGTCTATTGcaaaaacttatatattaataaatggCGATTGATGAAACTGAATTAAAACCTTTTGCTTCCCTTGCTTTTTATCCCAACCCGTCATAGCGCAGAGATCTAAGCAAAATAGTAGTAAGACCATTAAAAGTAATACGTGGTATATTAACATTTGGTAAGTACtgatttttatagtaaaatttcCTAAGTGCCGTGAACTTAGTTGTCTTCTTCTATTTTGCACTATCTCAtacatttttacttaattttatctatAGGCGTAATATTGATAATCTACAGGATGAAATTTAGGACTGAAAATTTgtg is from Choristoneura fumiferana chromosome 28, NRCan_CFum_1, whole genome shotgun sequence and encodes:
- the LOC141443972 gene encoding uncharacterized protein, translating into MPFELITVKIEPEDDFDTGSIKQEVCDDLIKTETESQQGESNIAGNIQESDSRDGAGKVKEELSDIYPVELVKVKIEEVVTNAREENEPRGDFPCHLCGAAFQYLSHVTKHLNEHIRQTFPCPNCNREFIQASDLEAHQVFHKVSTLHPCETCGEKFITKELLEKHSEEHGTEGAFECPICHRKLKAKYSLKIHMSALHSTNKPFSCEECHMRFPAQWRLRQHMKLHTGDGFPCSYCEKQFLSQAKLDVHVLSHTGEKPVECPMCNKRFTRNHNLKVHMRMHTGEKKFVCDFENCVKAFFTKSDLTSHKAAVHSKDKPRPFKCSQCESTFTKNTQLRRHFINCHSKETPYSCDACDSHFKSKTKWKYHMMLHSGNKLFKCDKCSKDFAFRYQLTAHVMQHSRDGPFPCDYCEKSFKSKYNVNRHVINMHKEKTEAKDSGNSTNSM